The following proteins come from a genomic window of Thermovirga sp.:
- a CDS encoding tRNA (adenine-N1)-methyltransferase, translating into MEEFIRAGDLVFIWAPPKGDSFIIKVTPGGRQDTRLGQMLHDDLLGKPFGSWAYTNMGKPFCLLRPNIQEYSRRVRRMTQILYPKDTGFILMSLNIFPGALVVEGGTGSGSLTSVLAQFVGDEGRVVSYEKKEEYSLLARRNCEKWGVAHRVDFKIRDIADGFDECEADALFLDVPNPWDYLGRAKEALAPGNRLGILVPTMNQVGKVLDGLGENFFFDIQVSEILLRYYKTDSRRIRPEDRMIGHTGYLVFASNVIGPPALNGDGGDESY; encoded by the coding sequence ATGGAAGAGTTCATCAGGGCCGGCGATCTGGTCTTCATCTGGGCACCGCCCAAGGGTGACAGTTTCATTATCAAGGTGACGCCCGGCGGCAGGCAGGATACGCGCCTGGGTCAAATGCTGCATGACGATCTCCTCGGGAAGCCCTTCGGTAGCTGGGCCTATACCAACATGGGCAAACCCTTCTGCCTTCTCCGTCCCAATATTCAGGAGTACAGCCGAAGGGTCAGGAGGATGACCCAGATACTATACCCGAAGGATACGGGGTTCATCCTGATGTCTTTGAACATCTTCCCCGGAGCGCTGGTCGTCGAGGGTGGCACCGGTTCGGGAAGCCTGACCTCGGTCCTGGCCCAATTCGTCGGTGATGAAGGTAGGGTCGTCTCCTACGAGAAAAAAGAGGAGTATTCGCTGCTGGCCCGGCGCAACTGCGAGAAGTGGGGCGTCGCTCACCGCGTGGATTTCAAGATCAGGGATATCGCCGATGGTTTCGACGAGTGCGAAGCCGACGCGCTTTTCCTGGATGTCCCCAACCCCTGGGATTACCTCGGCAGGGCAAAGGAAGCCCTTGCCCCGGGGAACAGGTTGGGCATCCTGGTCCCGACGATGAACCAGGTTGGAAAAGTCTTGGATGGCCTCGGGGAAAACTTTTTCTTCGACATCCAGGTATCGGAGATACTCCTCAGGTATTACAAGACCGACAGCAGGAGGATCCGCCCCGAGGACAGAATGATAGGCCATACAGGATACCTGGTGTTCGCCTCGAACGTTATCGGTCCCCCTGCTCTCAATGGTGATGGAGGCGATGAATCCTATTGA
- a CDS encoding TonB-dependent receptor has translation MRRVLATAVVCIAVVSGVFIDCRSARAEIASVEPEIVTGSRIYTKLSEIPAPTYVITAEEIDQSGATDLGALLDQRIPGIFLKKKTGVSQQSEVTIRGIITEILVLVDGIPYYRSSHLADGATVDFRSFPLENIERVEVVKGGGSALYGSMAAGGVINIITKKPEKSGGRVVAEGGSNGWRRYYVSGNAGEEGIVANTWYERLEEGKRRLFFYEEPEDTYFSHFYRGDTFGLNIAGDRWIIQVVTSDYSYSFNNEFGLNEEKKRVNRISMRHDWNDWYFLAGYHKQDYDFPLVEGRFYKDSAISAEIGGRMVLGEALAAWGLFFRYEDTDFSDGWGDSVTSKNRNNLAPFMEVSYPVGDWVANLGLRYEIWRQESNDHDELIPKISIQRQFVNGNIFYLAASRVFAMPSFYELFIESSSSYGNPDLEPERGWSYEVGYKNPGPEPWSIGLFFVSLKDKIKYDDNWPGTWFNLADFRSYGIEFSRQWILGPCWSMMVNGTWQYPEEKKSPNSSWIRSYGVPEWEIGLAVKYVQAPWTVTLSLNWMANQAGFFSSPWSNYDWDAGDHLLVNLDLSWDSGDDTIRLHLVNLFNENYTYRSGNSFYYGPERGFRLSWERRF, from the coding sequence ATGAGAAGAGTACTGGCAACAGCAGTGGTTTGCATCGCGGTCGTATCAGGGGTGTTTATAGATTGCAGAAGTGCCCGGGCGGAAATTGCCTCCGTTGAACCGGAGATCGTCACGGGGAGCAGGATATATACTAAGCTCTCCGAGATACCGGCACCGACCTACGTGATAACAGCCGAGGAGATCGACCAAAGCGGCGCCACCGACCTGGGAGCCCTTCTGGATCAAAGGATTCCGGGTATTTTCCTGAAAAAGAAGACCGGGGTTTCGCAGCAATCCGAGGTGACCATAAGAGGGATTATCACCGAGATACTTGTGCTTGTTGATGGCATCCCCTACTACAGGTCTTCTCATCTCGCCGATGGTGCCACCGTCGATTTCAGGTCTTTCCCATTGGAGAATATCGAAAGGGTCGAGGTAGTGAAGGGCGGAGGCTCGGCCCTTTACGGTTCCATGGCTGCTGGCGGTGTTATCAACATCATAACGAAGAAGCCGGAAAAGTCGGGCGGAAGGGTTGTCGCCGAGGGAGGATCCAATGGCTGGCGGAGGTATTATGTTTCAGGCAATGCCGGGGAAGAAGGGATCGTTGCCAATACCTGGTACGAGCGGTTGGAGGAGGGGAAGAGAAGGCTTTTTTTCTATGAGGAACCTGAAGATACATACTTTTCCCATTTCTACAGGGGTGACACTTTCGGATTGAATATTGCCGGTGACAGGTGGATCATCCAAGTTGTTACCAGTGATTACAGTTATTCTTTCAATAATGAATTCGGCCTGAACGAGGAAAAGAAGCGGGTCAACAGAATCTCCATGAGGCATGATTGGAATGATTGGTACTTTCTGGCAGGGTACCACAAGCAGGATTATGATTTTCCCCTCGTTGAAGGAAGGTTTTACAAGGATTCTGCGATATCAGCTGAGATAGGGGGTCGAATGGTCCTGGGGGAAGCTCTTGCCGCTTGGGGTTTGTTCTTCCGTTATGAAGACACGGATTTCTCAGATGGCTGGGGGGACTCGGTAACTTCTAAAAACAGGAACAATCTGGCTCCCTTTATGGAGGTGTCATACCCGGTCGGAGATTGGGTGGCCAACCTTGGCCTGAGGTACGAGATTTGGAGGCAGGAGTCCAACGATCACGATGAGCTGATCCCCAAGATCAGTATACAGAGGCAGTTTGTAAACGGAAATATCTTCTACCTTGCTGCATCGAGGGTTTTTGCGATGCCCAGTTTTTACGAACTATTTATAGAAAGCTCTTCTTCCTATGGGAACCCAGACCTCGAACCAGAGAGAGGATGGAGTTATGAAGTTGGTTACAAGAATCCTGGTCCTGAACCCTGGTCGATCGGCCTTTTCTTCGTTTCCCTTAAGGACAAGATCAAATATGATGATAATTGGCCCGGGACCTGGTTTAACTTGGCAGATTTCAGATCCTATGGTATCGAGTTCTCCAGACAATGGATCCTGGGACCCTGCTGGTCAATGATGGTCAATGGTACCTGGCAATACCCGGAGGAAAAAAAGAGCCCCAACTCTTCTTGGATAAGGAGTTACGGCGTTCCTGAGTGGGAAATAGGCCTGGCCGTCAAGTACGTCCAAGCCCCCTGGACAGTAACTCTTTCTTTGAATTGGATGGCTAACCAGGCTGGTTTCTTCTCCTCTCCCTGGTCCAACTATGATTGGGATGCAGGCGATCACTTGCTTGTCAACCTTGATCTTTCCTGGGATTCCGGAGACGATACCATCAGGTTGCACCTTGTGAACCTCTTCAACGAAAATTACACCTACAGGTCGGGAAACAGCTTCTACTATGGTCCTGAGCGAGGTTTCCGGCTTTCATGGGAGAGGCGTTTCTAG
- a CDS encoding energy transducer TonB, which translates to MKKWAPFLAVSLSFHALLLGMPPVSPPAGAPGPIMIVLDLETWVPPTAIFQPEILEQYPAPVAAPPPPSKEPKAARNPRQEQPSEIPLSAAKESAAPEERVGSVPAFGENPPREGDPSDGRPRVAVASDVIARVSPIYPLASRRRGEEGEVRLLVRLGPGGAVLSVEVMGSSGYPSLDASALAAVKKWGFSPRTPKELIVPVIFRLE; encoded by the coding sequence ATGAAAAAGTGGGCGCCCTTTCTCGCGGTCAGCCTTTCCTTTCACGCTCTTCTCCTGGGTATGCCGCCCGTTTCACCCCCTGCCGGGGCCCCCGGGCCCATCATGATTGTTCTCGACCTGGAAACTTGGGTTCCACCCACTGCGATTTTCCAGCCCGAAATCCTGGAACAGTACCCCGCCCCGGTGGCCGCTCCACCACCTCCTTCAAAAGAACCCAAGGCAGCCAGGAATCCGCGACAGGAACAACCCTCGGAAATCCCTCTCTCGGCGGCAAAGGAAAGCGCCGCCCCGGAGGAACGGGTCGGATCCGTTCCTGCCTTCGGCGAGAACCCGCCTCGGGAAGGTGATCCAAGTGATGGGCGACCCCGGGTGGCGGTGGCTTCCGACGTCATAGCCAGGGTTTCACCCATCTATCCCCTGGCTAGCAGGCGAAGGGGGGAGGAGGGCGAGGTGCGCCTGTTGGTGAGACTGGGACCTGGTGGGGCCGTCCTCTCCGTGGAAGTAATGGGATCCAGCGGTTATCCCTCCTTGGACGCCTCCGCCCTGGCGGCGGTCAAGAAGTGGGGGTTCTCGCCCCGCACGCCCAAAGAATTGATCGTGCCGGTAATATTCCGCCTGGAGTAG
- a CDS encoding biopolymer transporter ExbD, with product MRRTRVRRSLPEVELTSLVDVLFMLIIFFVLTAVFSEPILPVNLPGGMGEQVSGESFTISIDRGGDLFVGDRKLTREQAIERALNSFSEGRRIILAADREVPYGMVVSFLDALRKAGVGSAGLLVDSGVER from the coding sequence GTGAGACGCACAAGGGTGAGGCGGAGCCTTCCGGAGGTCGAACTGACCTCCCTTGTGGACGTCCTGTTCATGCTCATCATCTTCTTTGTACTGACGGCCGTCTTTTCTGAACCCATCCTTCCAGTGAACCTCCCTGGCGGCATGGGAGAGCAGGTTTCGGGGGAATCTTTTACGATCTCCATCGACAGGGGAGGAGACCTTTTTGTGGGCGACAGGAAGTTGACCAGGGAACAGGCGATCGAAAGGGCTTTGAACTCCTTCAGCGAAGGGAGGAGGATCATTCTCGCCGCCGACAGGGAGGTTCCCTACGGCATGGTCGTTTCCTTCCTTGACGCCCTGAGAAAGGCGGGCGTCGGTTCGGCGGGACTTCTTGTGGATTCGGGCGTCGAACGATGA
- a CDS encoding ABC transporter substrate-binding protein — protein sequence MKTRILKLCFFLFLLFFLFCSPGPASADSFRSAERVVSLAPSITESLFAIGAGDKVVGVTDHDVSPEEVKALPSVGGYFDPSLEKILSLSPDLVIGIATFHGKLLERLQSLGVDTLPLTIHRGLDGVRAGIISLGSRLGLEKEAGEVLGNIERGLEDVREEVIQTFPKGSPSLLVVVWHDPLTVAGGVNYIDDIMRIIGIPNAASDIRYTFPQVDPEGIVARNPGIILVPGTERGMSVTPESLLETLKDFPIAAVRQKKVVSVSADLLFHPGPRVVEVARSLLEAARSFRGGNP from the coding sequence ATGAAGACCAGGATCCTTAAGCTCTGCTTCTTTCTTTTCCTGCTCTTTTTCCTGTTCTGTTCGCCTGGCCCGGCGTCGGCAGATTCCTTCCGTTCCGCGGAGAGGGTAGTGTCGCTGGCACCCTCGATCACCGAGAGTCTCTTCGCCATCGGAGCGGGGGATAAAGTGGTCGGGGTCACCGATCACGATGTCTCACCGGAAGAGGTAAAAGCCCTGCCTTCGGTGGGAGGCTACTTCGATCCCTCCCTGGAAAAGATCCTCTCCCTTTCCCCGGACCTGGTGATCGGCATAGCCACCTTCCATGGCAAACTGCTGGAAAGGCTTCAGTCCCTTGGCGTGGATACGCTGCCCCTGACGATCCACAGGGGTCTGGACGGGGTCAGGGCCGGCATAATAAGCCTCGGCTCCAGGCTGGGGTTGGAAAAGGAGGCCGGAGAGGTCCTGGGAAACATAGAGCGGGGTCTCGAGGACGTCAGGGAAGAAGTCATCCAGACCTTTCCCAAGGGGTCGCCGTCACTGCTTGTCGTCGTTTGGCACGATCCTCTCACGGTTGCGGGAGGCGTCAACTACATCGACGACATAATGAGGATCATAGGTATTCCCAATGCAGCGTCGGATATTCGTTATACCTTTCCCCAGGTTGACCCGGAGGGGATCGTCGCAAGAAATCCCGGTATTATACTGGTCCCCGGAACGGAAAGGGGGATGTCCGTCACGCCGGAGTCGCTCCTTGAGACCTTGAAAGATTTTCCCATCGCCGCGGTCAGGCAGAAGAAAGTGGTCTCCGTTTCGGCGGACCTTCTCTTCCATCCGGGGCCAAGGGTGGTGGAGGTCGCTCGAAGCCTGCTTGAGGCCGCCCGGAGCTTCCGGGGAGGAAACCCGTGA
- a CDS encoding MotA/TolQ/ExbB proton channel family protein, protein MELMDLGGPVMWIILVLSVLGGTIVLERFWFIFRASTDAPSLELALGELIYHGKKEEASSLVRSRDSSLHRLFRVAVDHWGVGHEAMQVLMEQEVRREIFRWERGLGFLATLARVAPLLGLLGTVIGMIDVFRNLPGLMGSNMAALAGGIWEALLTTVAGLSVAVPLILFHAFFSARLERAEEMLWRGVDFMVREKVLRSGSATNEDQDP, encoded by the coding sequence ATGGAACTTATGGACCTGGGCGGACCCGTAATGTGGATAATCCTGGTGCTCTCCGTATTAGGAGGGACCATCGTTCTGGAGAGATTCTGGTTCATCTTCAGAGCCTCCACCGATGCGCCGTCGCTTGAACTCGCCCTGGGAGAGTTGATATACCACGGAAAGAAGGAAGAAGCCTCGAGCCTGGTCAGGAGCAGGGACAGTTCTCTTCATCGACTCTTCAGGGTGGCCGTGGACCATTGGGGAGTGGGGCACGAAGCCATGCAGGTCCTGATGGAACAGGAGGTAAGGCGCGAAATATTCCGATGGGAAAGGGGCCTTGGATTCCTGGCCACCCTAGCCCGGGTAGCGCCCCTCCTGGGGCTCCTGGGGACCGTCATAGGCATGATAGACGTTTTCAGAAACCTTCCGGGCTTGATGGGGTCCAACATGGCAGCCCTGGCCGGCGGAATCTGGGAGGCGCTCCTCACTACCGTGGCCGGACTCTCCGTGGCCGTGCCGCTGATACTGTTTCATGCTTTTTTCTCCGCGCGCCTCGAAAGGGCCGAGGAGATGCTTTGGCGAGGGGTGGACTTCATGGTCCGCGAAAAGGTGTTGAGATCAGGATCCGCGACGAATGAAGACCAGGATCCTTAA
- a CDS encoding transketolase, with product MRGLKSVFGGFPVKSLEDEEVDLIKEAARESRAWAVTMTSAAKSGHPAGSLSSMEMYLVVYGAADITPENFPGLERDFVIISHGHTSPGAYAALARYGFISPESAMAHFRQVGSPFQGHVERVVPGIDWGSGNLGQGLSAGVGFALAIRARGRQDHVYVLMSDGEQVKGQVAEARRIASHHRLAGITALVDYNDIQISGRTGDIMESDIPGLWRVDGWSVIECDGHDPRALYKALIDARADDRPTVIICHTVMGKGVSFMEGVPDYHGKAASGDLYVKAMEELGASPVLLDEALKGRSTGVFDPPSRPTSIAPSIVTGVPRSYGPDDRTDNRSGFGQALEDVGRLNYKSPGCDPLLVFDCDLAGSVKVEGFAKACPEWFIEAGVQEHSTATVAGAASICGVTSLWADFGVFGLGEVYNQQRLNDINRSNLKLALTHVGLDVGEDGETHQCIDYIGLLRNLFGWRLLVPADPNQADRMTRWALSKPGNICIAMGRSKVPVVTDDEGNPFFAGDYVFRYGAVDLLRTGKDAAIITMGHMAVRALRAREILRDQGFDVSVYYVGCPLHMDTPSIVEAARTGRIVTYEDHHASTGLGSIVASLLLRTGSGCPLRTLGVTRYGDSGASSEVLSAMGLDPENLAAAVRNLIVQ from the coding sequence ATGAGAGGCCTGAAAAGCGTCTTCGGAGGGTTCCCGGTGAAATCTCTCGAAGATGAGGAAGTAGACCTGATAAAGGAAGCCGCGCGAGAGAGCCGGGCCTGGGCTGTGACCATGACTTCGGCGGCAAAGAGCGGTCACCCCGCCGGTTCTCTTTCGAGCATGGAGATGTACCTAGTGGTCTACGGCGCGGCCGATATTACCCCGGAAAACTTCCCGGGCCTTGAAAGGGATTTCGTAATTATAAGCCACGGACATACCTCCCCGGGAGCCTATGCCGCCCTTGCCAGGTATGGTTTCATATCCCCCGAAAGCGCCATGGCTCACTTTCGCCAGGTTGGCAGTCCCTTCCAGGGGCACGTTGAAAGAGTTGTTCCAGGGATCGACTGGGGGAGCGGCAACCTTGGACAAGGTCTCTCGGCCGGCGTCGGCTTCGCCCTTGCCATAAGGGCCAGGGGCAGGCAGGACCATGTCTATGTGCTGATGAGCGATGGAGAACAGGTCAAGGGACAGGTGGCGGAGGCCAGGAGGATCGCATCCCATCATCGATTGGCGGGAATAACGGCCCTGGTGGACTACAACGATATCCAGATCTCCGGCCGGACTGGGGACATAATGGAGTCGGACATTCCCGGCCTCTGGAGGGTCGACGGGTGGAGTGTCATAGAGTGCGACGGGCACGATCCCAGGGCCCTTTACAAAGCTCTCATCGATGCCAGGGCCGATGACCGGCCGACGGTGATTATCTGCCACACCGTGATGGGCAAAGGCGTGTCCTTCATGGAGGGGGTCCCCGATTATCATGGCAAGGCGGCCTCGGGAGATCTCTACGTGAAGGCCATGGAGGAACTCGGCGCGTCACCGGTGCTTCTCGACGAAGCCCTCAAGGGGCGGTCCACCGGCGTCTTCGATCCTCCGTCAAGGCCGACATCGATAGCGCCGTCAATAGTGACCGGTGTTCCCAGGAGTTATGGTCCCGACGACCGGACCGACAACAGGTCCGGCTTCGGCCAGGCCCTTGAAGATGTGGGCAGGCTCAACTACAAGTCCCCTGGCTGTGACCCCCTACTTGTATTCGACTGCGACCTCGCTGGTTCCGTCAAGGTGGAGGGATTCGCAAAAGCCTGCCCGGAATGGTTCATCGAAGCCGGAGTCCAGGAGCATTCCACCGCTACCGTCGCCGGCGCGGCTTCCATCTGCGGGGTTACAAGCCTGTGGGCCGACTTCGGTGTCTTCGGCTTGGGGGAGGTCTATAACCAGCAGAGGTTGAACGACATAAACCGCTCTAACTTGAAACTCGCCCTGACCCACGTCGGCCTGGATGTCGGAGAGGATGGCGAAACCCACCAGTGCATCGACTACATCGGCCTCTTGAGAAACCTGTTTGGGTGGCGGCTCCTCGTTCCCGCCGATCCCAACCAGGCGGACAGGATGACCCGCTGGGCCCTTTCCAAACCGGGGAACATCTGCATAGCCATGGGGCGGAGCAAGGTCCCGGTGGTGACCGATGATGAGGGAAATCCCTTTTTCGCGGGCGACTATGTCTTTCGATACGGTGCGGTGGACCTGCTCAGAACGGGCAAGGACGCGGCCATTATCACCATGGGGCACATGGCCGTGAGAGCTTTGAGGGCGCGTGAAATCTTGAGGGACCAGGGTTTCGATGTATCGGTCTATTACGTTGGATGCCCACTGCACATGGACACTCCCTCGATCGTCGAAGCCGCCCGTACCGGGAGGATAGTGACCTACGAAGATCACCATGCTTCCACGGGCCTGGGATCGATCGTGGCCTCCCTATTGCTTAGAACCGGCAGCGGCTGTCCTCTTCGGACCCTTGGCGTTACGAGGTACGGGGATTCGGGGGCTTCTTCAGAAGTCCTATCCGCCATGGGCCTGGATCCTGAAAACCTTGCCGCCGCCGTAAGAAATCTAATCGTCCAGTAG
- the alr gene encoding alanine racemase: MSLRPTRMEVNLENLALNFRSISGSLDKGCSLMAVVKANGYGLGARRVAKVFQEAGCQRFAVATPDEAVELRENGISEPLLVMGPSSRDAAEAFVAMDITAACTDLSFAEAMSRAAVTQGKTARLHLKVDTGMGRIGFLPGDIPETVDRILHFPGIDLEGIFTHFACADERNPEYTHIQFGRFGEALDALRSRDVRFRIRHVCNSAGTVNFPEMHLDAVRPGLILYGMWPSRYCKRGVEIKPVFEVKTAVAAVRELPAFSGIGYGLRYMTRGTEQVAILPIGYHDGYTRPLSMKASVLIRGERAPIVGSICMDQTMVDVTHIPGVIPGDEVVLVGSQGHESVTPEEIASLLGTINYEISSLFGPRVPRAYI, encoded by the coding sequence TTGTCCCTTAGACCTACCAGGATGGAGGTCAACCTGGAGAATCTCGCCTTAAATTTCAGGTCCATTTCGGGATCCCTGGATAAGGGCTGTAGCCTCATGGCGGTCGTAAAGGCCAACGGCTATGGCCTAGGCGCAAGGCGGGTCGCCAAGGTCTTTCAGGAGGCGGGGTGTCAGCGTTTCGCCGTGGCCACGCCCGATGAGGCAGTGGAATTAAGAGAAAATGGAATCAGCGAACCGCTGCTCGTTATGGGTCCTTCATCGCGGGACGCGGCCGAAGCCTTCGTGGCCATGGATATTACCGCTGCCTGTACGGACTTGTCCTTCGCCGAGGCAATGAGCAGGGCTGCGGTAACCCAGGGCAAGACGGCGCGCCTGCACCTGAAGGTTGACACCGGCATGGGAAGGATAGGCTTTCTCCCGGGGGACATCCCTGAGACCGTCGATAGAATCCTTCATTTCCCCGGGATCGACCTCGAAGGTATTTTCACCCATTTCGCCTGCGCCGATGAAAGGAACCCCGAGTACACCCATATCCAGTTTGGAAGGTTCGGAGAGGCTCTGGACGCCTTGCGCTCCAGGGATGTCAGGTTCAGAATCAGGCATGTTTGCAACAGCGCTGGCACTGTGAATTTCCCCGAAATGCACCTCGACGCGGTGAGGCCCGGGCTCATCCTGTATGGAATGTGGCCTTCCCGGTATTGCAAGAGGGGTGTCGAGATCAAGCCCGTCTTCGAGGTGAAGACCGCGGTGGCCGCCGTCAGGGAGCTGCCTGCCTTCAGCGGCATCGGCTACGGCCTCCGATACATGACCAGGGGGACGGAACAGGTGGCCATTCTACCGATCGGCTACCACGATGGTTACACGAGACCTCTCTCGATGAAGGCCTCGGTCCTCATCAGGGGCGAAAGGGCACCTATAGTAGGCAGCATCTGCATGGATCAGACCATGGTCGATGTGACCCACATTCCCGGGGTCATCCCCGGCGACGAGGTGGTCCTCGTGGGTAGCCAGGGGCATGAATCCGTTACACCGGAGGAAATCGCCTCGCTGCTTGGCACGATCAACTATGAAATTTCAAGCCTCTTCGGACCGAGAGTCCCAAGGGCGTACATCTGA